The sequence below is a genomic window from Actinomycetota bacterium.
ACTACCATAATGGCTATAAGGGCCGCGACGGCAATCGGAAGGATAATGCCCTGCATCGTTTGCACGAAGACTGGCAGTGATGGATGGCTTGTGGCCATAAGAATCTGGTAGGCGACATACGACACATATGCAGCTAGGAAGAGTGCGCCGTTCGCTCTTGTGATCTGATGGCTGAATGCGAACAACGGCAGACATGCGATTGATACTGCCACCATCAGTGGGATGTCGAATGCCAGAATCTGAGGGGATACCGACAAGCCACCGCACAACATCAAGACTCTACTGATCACCAGTGCTGCACCAGCTGAAGGCAAGTCCACAGTCGCAGCCAATCTTGCAGCCTCGTTGGCGCAGGCAGGCAAACGGGTTGTTCTAGTTAGCTGCGACTTTCGAAGGCCAACCACAGAGACGTTCTTTGGCATTCAAAACATAATCGGCCTGTCCGACGTGCTCCGCGGCTCGCAGACCATGAAGGCCGCCTTGCAGCGTCCGGGTGACGAGAGACTTCTAGTTATGACAAGCGGAAAGATGCCTCCTAATCCCAGTGAACTCCTTGGATCCAACAAGATGAAGGAGCTCATCGAGAGCCTGGAGGAGTGGGCTGATTGGGTGATATTGGATGCCCCGCCACTGCTTGCCGTAGCAGACCCCAGTGCAGTCGCCCGATGGGTAGACGGTGTTCTGATGGTGACTAAAGCGGGCTCTTCGACCCGTGAAACTGCAACCAAAGGCCGCGAGCTATTGGAGATGGTAGGCGCGCGGATTCTTGGCTCTGTGGTCTGGGGTCTTCAGCAAGGGGA
It includes:
- a CDS encoding CpsD/CapB family tyrosine-protein kinase, which gives rise to MTSAAPAEGKSTVAANLAASLAQAGKRVVLVSCDFRRPTTETFFGIQNIIGLSDVLRGSQTMKAALQRPGDERLLVMTSGKMPPNPSELLGSNKMKELIESLEEWADWVILDAPPLLAVADPSAVARWVDGVLMVTKAGSSTRETATKGRELLEMVGARILGSVVWGLQQGEQGGGYGYYGGHYGPYSYAGYYQDVPTDRGRKASRQPDSGARTTVDVGAPARYTSAAGIPAEGTAQRYARILGQLLSVVLAVVLLFAVLVVAMYFVDQSLGLGMVEQVRALLR